A stretch of the Fusarium musae strain F31 chromosome 2, whole genome shotgun sequence genome encodes the following:
- a CDS encoding hypothetical protein (BUSCO:EOG09265HPJ) gives MAMSCRYAAQSCARHLRSARATRAPTQLVKVSAASRRWNSTDAAPANPKIEAIVDQISQLTLLETADLVLSLKTKLNIPDMPIGGFAAAAPAAAPAAAEEAEEAAPAAAEKTLFTLKLQGFDAPSKAKVIKEIKNMLGLSLVDSKKFVESAPKMMKENVPKEDAEKIIAAMKELGATVVME, from the exons ATGGCCATGTCTTGTCGGTACGCTGCCCAGAGCTGTGCTCGCCACCTCCGATCCGCTCGCGCTACCCGGGCACCCACACAGCTCGTCAAAGTCTCAGCTGCCTCGAGGAGATGGAACTCAACCGATGCCGCTCCCGCCAACCCCAAGATCGAAGCCATTGTCGATCAGATCAGCCAGCTTACTCTCTTGGAGACTGCTGACCTTGTTTTAAGCCTCAAG accaagctcaacattCCTGATATGCCCATAGGCGGcttcgctgctgctgctcccgctgctgctcctgccgccgccgaagaagctgaggaggCTGCTCCTGCTGCCGCCGAGAAGACgctcttcaccctcaagtTGCAAGGGTTCGATGCCCCATCCAAAGCCAAGGTcatcaaggagatcaagaacatgcTCGGTCTGAGCTTGGTGGATAGCAAGAAGTTCGTCGAGAGTGCGcccaagatgatgaaggagaacGTCCCGAaagaagatgctgagaagattATCGCCGCCATGAAGGAGTTGGGCGCCACTGTGGTTATGGAGTAA